In one Gallus gallus isolate bGalGal1 chromosome 20, bGalGal1.mat.broiler.GRCg7b, whole genome shotgun sequence genomic region, the following are encoded:
- the LOC124417325 gene encoding oxysterol-binding protein 1-like, which produces MRRAGAGPEPLGAAALLFRGAAPPGRRTGGAEGGGRPGRSAAHTYLSAALLAAGAGAVPAPPARGEGRGAASRRRPDPRAGGALRSRRRRRGGDKGGWKAAGEEGAVCGRGRYEWMHTKLTCNSKW; this is translated from the exons ATGCGGAGGGCCGGAGCGGGGCCGGAGCCCCTCGGCGCCGCCGCTCTCCTCTTCAGAGGGGCCGCTCCGCCGGGCCGAAGGACGGGGGGCGCGGAGGGCGGGGGCCGCCCGGGCCGGAGCGCGGCGCACACCTACCTGAGCGCGGCTCTCCtcgcggcgggggcgggcgcTGTCCCGGCACCTCCGGCGCGGGGCGAGGGGCGCGGAGCCGCCTCCCGGCGCCGCCCGGATCCCCGCGCGGGCGGAGCGCTGCGcagccggcggcggcggcgcgggggaGACAAAGGGGGCTGGAAGGCggcgggggaggagggggcagTGTGCGGAAGGGGACGCTACG AATGGATGCACACAAAACTTACCTGCAACAGCAAATGGTGA